The following proteins are co-located in the Megalobrama amblycephala isolate DHTTF-2021 linkage group LG12, ASM1881202v1, whole genome shotgun sequence genome:
- the LOC125279797 gene encoding transmembrane protein 198-like isoform X2, with the protein MFLSGLAFGSGVGHLLCLQERLLDGQTRAAVSLGVGFLLALVAVLVRSVGLFLTGLQLGSLLSVAALLLLGQYYPIFNPAWVPVGTVLGTSVFFAVITLCWRKAMTVAATAAVGSAVAVACVDYWVEMPMLVSRAYEGLQRRQGLCWYSWAVIGIWPVLGALGTLVQCRITAADVTGKQKQLDLTRIGRTHDQGTCRRRPPVLQRYTGDVLAPSYLASLRERQTNTGSSLWSLTSVHHTVIDFDSETGSLVPLTTSPSALLRL; encoded by the exons ATGTTCCTGTCGGGCCTGGCGTTTGGCTCTGGCGTCGGACACCTGCTGTGTCTGCAGGAGCGGCTGCTGGACGGTCAGACGCGTGCGGCCGTGTCTCTGGGCGTGGGGTTTCTGCTGGCGCTCGTGGCGGTGCTGGTGCGCAGCGTCGGACTCTTCCTCACTGGTCTTCAGCTGGGGTCGCTGCTCTCTGTCGCCGCCCTGCTGCTGCTGGGGCAGTATTACCCCATATTTAACCCCGCGTGGGTTCCTGTCGGAACGGTCCTAGGAACCAGCGTTTTCTTCGCCGTGATCACGCTGTGCTGGAGGAAGGCCATGACGGTCGCTGCTACGGCGGCGGTTGGGTCTGCCGTGGCTGTGGCGTGTGTGGATTACTGGGTGGAGATGCCCATGTTGGTGTCCCGGGCGTATGAGGGTCTGCAGAGACGCCAGGGCTTGTGCTGGTACAGCTGGGCAGTGATTGGGATCTGGCCTGTACTTGGAGCACTGGGAACGCTGGTCCAGTGCAGAATCACAGCCGCTGATG tgacGGGTAAACAGAAGCAGCTGGATCTAACGAGGATCGGACGGACACATGACCAAGGAACGTGTCGCCGCAGACCGCCGGTCCTCCAGCGCTACACAGGAGACGTGCTGGCCCCG AGTTATCTGGCGAGTTTGCGAGAGCGGCAGACGAACACGGGCTCGTCGCTCTGGAGTTTGACTTCCGTTCATCACACCGTAATTGACTTCGATTCTGAAACGGGATCATTGGTTCCTCTCACAACTTCACCGTCGGCTCTTCTCCGACTGTAA
- the LOC125279797 gene encoding transmembrane protein 198-like isoform X1 yields MANESLSAGVICDQEIRREYELVPAVTCSTCFALGLIYCFCGYRCFKLVMFLSGLAFGSGVGHLLCLQERLLDGQTRAAVSLGVGFLLALVAVLVRSVGLFLTGLQLGSLLSVAALLLLGQYYPIFNPAWVPVGTVLGTSVFFAVITLCWRKAMTVAATAAVGSAVAVACVDYWVEMPMLVSRAYEGLQRRQGLCWYSWAVIGIWPVLGALGTLVQCRITAADVTGKQKQLDLTRIGRTHDQGTCRRRPPVLQRYTGDVLAPSYLASLRERQTNTGSSLWSLTSVHHTVIDFDSETGSLVPLTTSPSALLRL; encoded by the exons ATGGCGAACGAGTCTCTGTCCGCAGGCGTCATCTGTGATCAGGAGATCAGGAGGGAATATGAGCTCGTCCCAGCCGTCACCTGCTCCACCTGCTTCGCTCTCGGCCTCATTTACTGCTTCTGCG GTTACCGCTGTTTTAAGCTGGTGATGTTCCTGTCGGGCCTGGCGTTTGGCTCTGGCGTCGGACACCTGCTGTGTCTGCAGGAGCGGCTGCTGGACGGTCAGACGCGTGCGGCCGTGTCTCTGGGCGTGGGGTTTCTGCTGGCGCTCGTGGCGGTGCTGGTGCGCAGCGTCGGACTCTTCCTCACTGGTCTTCAGCTGGGGTCGCTGCTCTCTGTCGCCGCCCTGCTGCTGCTGGGGCAGTATTACCCCATATTTAACCCCGCGTGGGTTCCTGTCGGAACGGTCCTAGGAACCAGCGTTTTCTTCGCCGTGATCACGCTGTGCTGGAGGAAGGCCATGACGGTCGCTGCTACGGCGGCGGTTGGGTCTGCCGTGGCTGTGGCGTGTGTGGATTACTGGGTGGAGATGCCCATGTTGGTGTCCCGGGCGTATGAGGGTCTGCAGAGACGCCAGGGCTTGTGCTGGTACAGCTGGGCAGTGATTGGGATCTGGCCTGTACTTGGAGCACTGGGAACGCTGGTCCAGTGCAGAATCACAGCCGCTGATG tgacGGGTAAACAGAAGCAGCTGGATCTAACGAGGATCGGACGGACACATGACCAAGGAACGTGTCGCCGCAGACCGCCGGTCCTCCAGCGCTACACAGGAGACGTGCTGGCCCCG AGTTATCTGGCGAGTTTGCGAGAGCGGCAGACGAACACGGGCTCGTCGCTCTGGAGTTTGACTTCCGTTCATCACACCGTAATTGACTTCGATTCTGAAACGGGATCATTGGTTCCTCTCACAACTTCACCGTCGGCTCTTCTCCGACTGTAA